From Actinomyces sp. oral taxon 171 str. F0337, one genomic window encodes:
- a CDS encoding Tat pathway signal protein, with protein MNTRRTPLPTQLNGIPSPYGDRVGASPRTSGDIGAAGHGLTRRTAVLAVGTALTAALGGCGLRLGKGSPASLPSASAAETTRDGLARQAALISSTAGVVAQSGGVDSTTAPLAEGVKQTADAQLETLGGVWQPWPTQVPSSYPTVAPVPSASAGASVQDLATALADGSTLARRAAITATSEQDARLFTSLTVAWSLQHDLFAPPSSADTPRVEVAQGSKISSGLLTSYDAARYAMEELAARSDDPQRTQAIADSKVATSVVNAAVAAGTEDKRLSAYVAPTESTDPNVSTQVLWARQVWSNIVSGEVQEAGSAKASSPAREAAVTGAVDAARRATAWGTDFSSLPGYAA; from the coding sequence GTGAACACTCGCCGCACTCCCCTCCCCACCCAGCTGAACGGCATTCCGTCACCCTACGGTGACCGAGTCGGTGCCAGTCCCCGTACCAGTGGCGACATTGGCGCGGCGGGCCACGGCCTGACGCGCCGCACCGCAGTGCTTGCGGTGGGAACGGCTCTGACTGCGGCACTAGGCGGTTGCGGACTGCGCCTGGGGAAGGGGTCGCCGGCGTCCCTGCCGTCGGCCTCGGCGGCCGAGACCACTCGTGACGGCCTGGCCAGGCAGGCCGCGCTCATCTCCTCCACCGCCGGTGTGGTCGCACAGTCCGGCGGCGTGGACTCCACCACCGCTCCCCTGGCCGAGGGAGTGAAGCAGACGGCTGACGCTCAGCTCGAGACCCTGGGCGGAGTATGGCAGCCATGGCCCACGCAGGTGCCATCCTCCTACCCCACAGTTGCTCCGGTGCCGTCGGCCTCGGCGGGCGCCTCCGTGCAAGACCTGGCCACGGCCCTGGCCGATGGATCGACACTGGCCCGCAGGGCGGCGATCACCGCGACCTCGGAGCAGGACGCACGGCTCTTCACCTCGCTGACAGTGGCCTGGAGTCTCCAGCACGACCTCTTCGCGCCACCGAGCTCGGCGGACACGCCACGGGTGGAGGTCGCGCAGGGCAGCAAGATCAGTTCCGGTCTGCTGACCTCCTACGACGCGGCCCGGTACGCCATGGAGGAGCTCGCGGCGCGCAGCGACGACCCTCAGCGCACCCAGGCGATTGCCGACTCCAAGGTCGCCACCTCCGTCGTCAATGCCGCGGTGGCCGCGGGCACTGAGGACAAGCGGCTGAGCGCCTACGTCGCCCCGACCGAGTCCACCGATCCCAACGTCAGCACCCAGGTGCTCTGGGCCCGGCAGGTGTGGTCCAACATCGTCTCCGGAGAGGTGCAGGAGGCCGGTTCCGCCAAGGCCTCCAGTCCGGCCCGCGAAGCGGCCGTCACTGGGGCGGTCGACGCCGCCCGGCGCGCCACCGCCTGGGGCACGGACTTCTCCTCCCTGCCCGGCTACGCCGCCTGA
- the nusA gene encoding transcription termination factor NusA produces MDINMPELRGAADELGIDLDNLLPAIEDAILGAYSKVPGAIRGAHVEIDRRTGHMSVLAPEVDDDDQPTGEYFDDTPDDFGRIAQATARSVIVQRIQDRRDFEVLGAFKDKTGELISGTVEQGRDPRIVYVRLDEEHEGIMPPHEQVPAERYRHGDRVRAYVTDVSRGTRGAQIILSRTHPGLVRKLFEREVPEISSGDVEIVSVAREAGHRTKMAVRSKVRGVNAKGACIGPMGQRVRAVMTELGGEKIDIVDHSEDPARFIANALSPARVAAVGVIDAEERTARAIVPDFQLSLAIGKEGQNARLAARLTGWKIDIHADAESGEITPGQGSQSDDVTGPSELGD; encoded by the coding sequence ATGGACATCAATATGCCGGAGCTGCGAGGCGCTGCCGACGAGCTCGGCATTGACCTGGACAACCTGCTGCCCGCTATCGAGGACGCCATCCTGGGGGCCTACTCCAAGGTTCCCGGTGCCATCCGGGGTGCCCACGTCGAGATCGACCGCCGAACTGGGCACATGAGCGTTCTGGCCCCGGAGGTCGATGATGACGACCAGCCCACGGGGGAGTACTTCGACGACACTCCCGACGACTTCGGTCGCATCGCCCAGGCCACGGCCCGCAGCGTCATCGTCCAGCGCATCCAGGACCGCCGTGACTTCGAGGTCCTGGGTGCCTTCAAGGACAAGACCGGCGAGCTGATCTCCGGCACCGTGGAGCAGGGACGCGACCCCCGCATCGTCTACGTGCGCCTGGACGAGGAGCACGAGGGCATCATGCCTCCCCACGAGCAGGTCCCTGCTGAGCGCTACCGCCACGGCGACCGCGTGCGCGCCTACGTCACCGACGTCTCACGCGGCACCCGCGGGGCGCAGATCATCCTGTCGCGCACCCATCCCGGTCTGGTCCGCAAGCTCTTCGAGCGCGAGGTTCCTGAGATCTCCTCGGGCGACGTCGAGATCGTCTCCGTCGCCCGAGAGGCCGGTCACCGCACCAAGATGGCCGTGCGCTCCAAGGTCCGTGGCGTCAACGCCAAGGGGGCCTGCATCGGCCCCATGGGGCAGCGGGTGCGTGCGGTCATGACCGAGCTCGGTGGAGAGAAGATCGACATCGTGGACCACTCGGAGGATCCTGCGCGCTTCATCGCCAACGCCCTGTCGCCGGCCCGGGTGGCCGCCGTGGGCGTCATCGACGCCGAGGAGCGCACCGCTCGCGCCATCGTCCCCGACTTCCAGCTCTCCCTGGCCATCGGCAAGGAGGGGCAGAACGCCCGTTTGGCCGCCCGCCTGACCGGGTGGAAGATCGACATCCACGCCGATGCCGAGTCCGGTGAGATCACCCCCGGTCAGGGCTCCCAGTCCGACGACGTGACAGGTCCCTCAGAGCTGGGCGACTGA
- the mvk gene encoding mevalonate kinase — protein MDRHSSIREGHGQTWAKAILLGEHSVVYGHPAVAVPLQDLRMRATASPTSGPSTLSSLDYSGPLDQAGSRFASVARAFEVAREFSGGLGQAFDITTVSDFPHERGLGSSAAAAGAIIRAVLDACGREANSDELFALTQMAEQIAHGKPSGLDAAATCSPCPIRFQGGQMRPLSQRIDNAFLVIADSGVHGSTREAVSGLRQRYENDPENIGPRINHLGTLTQIAIMTLDQADAPALGAAMNEAHTLLTKLSLSLPILDDLADAARRAGALGAKLTGGGLGGCVIALVAGQPATRRVRAALERAGAAATWSYRMRLSQVDE, from the coding sequence ATGGACAGGCACTCCTCCATCCGTGAGGGACACGGCCAGACGTGGGCGAAGGCCATTCTCCTGGGTGAGCACTCGGTCGTCTACGGGCATCCCGCTGTGGCCGTACCGTTGCAGGACCTGCGGATGCGAGCCACGGCGAGCCCGACCTCGGGTCCCTCCACGCTGAGCAGCCTGGACTACTCGGGGCCCCTGGACCAGGCCGGGTCCCGGTTCGCCAGTGTCGCACGGGCCTTCGAGGTGGCCCGCGAGTTCTCCGGGGGGCTGGGCCAGGCCTTCGATATCACCACCGTGAGCGACTTCCCCCATGAGCGCGGGCTCGGCTCGTCGGCGGCGGCGGCCGGCGCGATCATTCGCGCTGTCCTAGACGCCTGCGGGCGTGAGGCCAACTCCGATGAGCTGTTCGCGCTGACGCAGATGGCTGAGCAGATCGCGCACGGCAAGCCCTCGGGGCTGGACGCCGCCGCCACCTGCTCACCGTGCCCCATCCGGTTCCAGGGCGGACAGATGCGCCCCCTGAGCCAGCGCATCGACAACGCCTTCCTGGTTATCGCCGACTCAGGCGTCCACGGCTCCACCCGCGAGGCCGTCAGTGGCCTGCGCCAGCGCTACGAGAACGATCCGGAAAACATCGGGCCGCGCATCAACCACCTGGGGACGCTCACCCAGATCGCAATCATGACACTGGACCAGGCCGACGCCCCTGCCCTCGGGGCCGCCATGAATGAGGCGCACACGCTGCTCACCAAGCTCAGCCTGAGTCTGCCGATCCTCGACGACCTCGCCGACGCCGCACGCAGAGCCGGGGCTCTGGGCGCCAAGCTCACCGGCGGGGGGCTTGGTGGCTGCGTCATCGCCCTGGTGGCCGGGCAGCCGGCCACGCGCCGGGTTCGCGCCGCCCTGGAGAGGGCCGGCGCCGCGGCGACGTGGAGCTACCGGATGCGTCTGAGCCAGGTGGACGAGTGA
- the mvaD gene encoding diphosphomevalonate decarboxylase, which produces MSTASPATADFSPAAAPTVTASANTNIALIKYWGKVDEALAIPATSSLSLTLAGTRTTTTVSFDGGAGAADSVTINGSCPTSTELARVSRFLDLVRSRSGVATPATVISRASVPLAAGLASSAAGFAALAAAASRATGMNLDDRALSRLARRGSGSATRSVFGGLVLWNAGHDDASSYAEPVGCEMDLAMVVVVLSERYKPISSTRAMRATMTTSPLFPAWVEASRGDLQVALDAVRAGDLERLGEVVEGNALGMHATMIATRPGIVYWLPQTVAALHAIRAMRDEGLPVWATIDAGPNVKVLTEGARAEEVAAALRDRLPGTTVSVRRPGGGVRIEEGS; this is translated from the coding sequence GTGAGCACCGCCTCCCCAGCCACCGCGGACTTCTCCCCGGCCGCTGCCCCGACGGTGACAGCCAGCGCCAACACCAACATCGCGCTCATTAAGTACTGGGGCAAGGTGGATGAGGCGCTGGCGATCCCCGCCACCTCGAGCCTGTCCCTCACCCTCGCAGGGACCCGCACGACGACAACGGTCTCCTTCGACGGCGGTGCCGGCGCCGCAGACTCGGTGACGATCAACGGCTCCTGCCCGACCAGCACCGAGCTGGCCCGGGTCAGCCGGTTCCTCGACCTGGTACGTTCCCGCTCAGGCGTCGCCACACCGGCTACCGTCATCTCCCGGGCCTCGGTGCCGCTGGCGGCCGGGCTGGCGAGCTCGGCGGCGGGCTTCGCGGCGCTTGCGGCGGCCGCCTCCCGCGCCACCGGCATGAACCTCGACGACCGTGCCCTCTCCCGGCTGGCCCGGCGCGGGTCGGGGTCGGCCACGCGCTCCGTCTTCGGCGGGCTGGTCCTGTGGAACGCGGGCCACGACGACGCCTCCTCCTACGCCGAGCCGGTCGGGTGCGAGATGGATCTGGCGATGGTCGTCGTCGTGCTTTCCGAGCGGTACAAGCCCATCAGCTCCACCCGGGCCATGCGAGCCACGATGACCACCTCCCCGCTCTTCCCCGCCTGGGTCGAGGCCAGCAGAGGGGACCTTCAGGTGGCGCTGGACGCGGTCCGGGCTGGTGACCTGGAGCGGCTCGGGGAGGTTGTCGAGGGCAACGCCCTGGGGATGCACGCCACGATGATCGCCACCCGTCCGGGCATCGTCTACTGGCTGCCGCAGACCGTTGCGGCGCTGCACGCGATCCGCGCCATGCGCGATGAAGGACTGCCCGTGTGGGCAACGATCGATGCGGGTCCCAATGTCAAGGTGCTCACGGAGGGTGCCCGCGCCGAGGAGGTCGCCGCCGCGCTGCGCGACCGTCTGCCCGGCACCACCGTCTCGGTGAGGCGTCCCGGCGGCGGGGTGCGTATCGAGGAAGGCTCATGA
- a CDS encoding DEAD/DEAH box helicase family protein: MRSAAAATAQRPLHRWARQVPLRDYQQEVLDRLHPDDGSTLHLLAPPGAGKTLVGLELAVRNGRRALVLAPTTVIRAQWIHQAQKLYTSPASGSSSVTDSVNARLPSARLEQVAECADLTVLTYQSLAVVDSSPAWNEAARSRWVTELTADGRSAVSAEAWLRRLEADNPRAYTRGIRSRTAIIRRQVDELDDAAVASLLGPGAQARLDTLIEAGVTTIILDECHHLRAHWAVVVHYLARRLRRAGLSPTLIGLTATGPSDEDRSSRRYRALLGDVDAEIPVPAVIRAGHLAPCRQLAWFTLPSPEETEFLTTAGEELHHRIDELLLSPDGVDYLLEVVAPPAPTTALGDGGGLEPPPRTRRADGDRASAATRPPGDDELVRRIVAGFDADPTLAASAAALLQRIGSYRATALSTRVVPLLPELELLDLDDELRLLGRYAHDRLLAVPERRRDWESTRELLRGFGLYLTDSGIRAGRSPVDTITAASRAKDTAVINILRHELDSIGERMRAVVVTDAAERSAHHRALDIVLPTSRPGPPGGAVRCMSTLLSDADLRSLHPVLLTSSRLGLASGENSLLDRLRRCTGLELPATDDGWMLSVTGRGVGGAELVLAVSELVAAGEVRLVVGTRGLLGEGWDCPAVNTLIDLTTATTSTATQQLYGRTTRLDPTWAGKTAHNWSVTCLLPDHPRLHSGADLNRLRRKAEHLWSVVRPDEVPLDPAIAAATPVIETGLRAMLTPAQCNRLDAVAGGAVPQDIEALNAVTTAGLDRDLEAHRWLASGPAGDRASRRNHGRVLEAVEITSAADLLRRGRPTAFWSGAARAVLDVVLSRDGLTADNDSSEGDLPRLVVRESQADSASGSTRTVLIGLDGAEATRSARFAGIVEELLSAPERRPRFILEVATATWAQGHAERPLSGPRRLLGRLLSLGAWNRDNSIFLAVPTALARSRADMHAFARAWSVWVGPCRLRLVRDADDAAALLSCLGSGGPTGRVSLRRTRRWLED, translated from the coding sequence ATGAGGAGCGCAGCCGCCGCCACCGCGCAGCGCCCGCTGCACCGGTGGGCACGTCAGGTACCGCTACGCGATTACCAGCAGGAAGTGCTTGATCGGCTCCACCCCGACGACGGCTCCACGTTGCACCTGCTCGCACCGCCGGGAGCAGGTAAGACTCTCGTGGGGCTGGAGCTGGCCGTACGCAACGGCCGTCGTGCGCTCGTCCTAGCACCCACCACGGTCATCAGGGCCCAGTGGATCCATCAAGCGCAGAAGCTCTACACCTCCCCCGCCTCCGGCTCCTCTTCGGTCACCGACTCGGTCAACGCCCGCCTGCCGAGCGCGCGTCTGGAGCAGGTGGCAGAGTGCGCCGACCTGACGGTTCTGACCTATCAGTCTCTGGCCGTCGTCGACTCCTCCCCCGCCTGGAACGAAGCGGCCCGCTCGCGCTGGGTCACTGAGCTCACTGCTGACGGACGAAGCGCCGTGAGCGCCGAGGCGTGGTTGAGGCGGCTGGAGGCCGACAACCCCAGGGCCTACACCCGCGGGATCCGTTCACGCACCGCCATCATCCGCCGCCAGGTCGATGAGCTCGACGACGCCGCCGTCGCCTCTCTTCTGGGACCTGGTGCCCAGGCACGTCTGGACACACTCATCGAAGCGGGTGTCACCACCATCATCCTCGACGAGTGCCACCATCTGAGGGCCCACTGGGCCGTCGTCGTCCACTACCTCGCACGGCGCCTGAGGCGAGCGGGCCTGTCTCCCACTCTCATCGGCCTGACGGCCACTGGACCTTCGGACGAGGACCGGTCATCCCGGCGCTATCGTGCGCTCCTGGGCGACGTCGACGCCGAGATTCCGGTTCCTGCCGTCATCCGCGCCGGTCATCTCGCCCCATGTCGTCAGCTGGCCTGGTTCACGCTCCCGTCCCCGGAGGAAACGGAGTTCCTGACCACCGCCGGAGAAGAGCTTCATCACCGGATAGACGAGCTGCTGCTGAGCCCTGACGGCGTCGACTACCTGCTAGAAGTCGTCGCCCCACCCGCTCCGACCACCGCACTCGGTGACGGGGGCGGGCTGGAACCACCCCCTCGTACCCGCAGAGCGGATGGTGACCGTGCCTCTGCAGCGACTAGGCCTCCTGGGGATGACGAACTGGTGCGTCGGATCGTTGCGGGTTTCGACGCCGATCCGACACTGGCCGCGTCCGCGGCCGCGCTGCTGCAGAGAATAGGCAGCTACCGGGCCACGGCTCTGAGCACCCGGGTTGTTCCGCTCCTGCCCGAGCTCGAGCTGCTCGATCTTGACGATGAGCTCAGGCTCCTGGGTCGGTACGCTCATGACCGGCTCCTGGCAGTGCCCGAGCGCCGGCGGGACTGGGAGTCCACGCGCGAGCTGCTGAGAGGTTTCGGCCTGTACCTGACCGATTCCGGCATCCGGGCGGGACGATCCCCGGTGGATACCATCACTGCCGCATCGAGGGCCAAGGACACGGCCGTCATCAACATCCTGCGTCACGAGCTCGACTCCATCGGCGAACGTATGCGGGCCGTGGTCGTCACCGATGCGGCCGAGCGCTCTGCTCATCATCGGGCGCTGGACATCGTGCTCCCGACCTCACGTCCCGGCCCTCCGGGAGGCGCGGTGCGCTGCATGAGCACGCTGCTGAGTGATGCAGATCTGCGCTCCTTGCACCCGGTGCTGCTCACCAGCTCCCGGCTCGGCCTGGCCAGCGGGGAGAACTCACTGTTGGATCGGTTGCGCCGGTGCACCGGTCTCGAGCTGCCGGCCACCGATGATGGTTGGATGCTGTCGGTGACCGGGAGGGGAGTCGGCGGCGCCGAGCTAGTCCTGGCCGTCAGTGAGTTGGTCGCTGCCGGGGAGGTACGACTCGTGGTAGGCACCCGAGGACTGCTCGGCGAGGGGTGGGACTGCCCCGCCGTGAACACGCTCATCGACCTGACGACGGCGACGACCTCAACTGCGACGCAGCAGCTGTACGGGCGCACCACCCGTCTGGACCCGACCTGGGCCGGTAAAACCGCTCACAACTGGTCCGTCACATGTCTTCTACCGGATCATCCCCGTCTGCACTCCGGTGCGGACCTGAACCGACTGCGTCGCAAGGCCGAGCACCTCTGGTCGGTGGTGCGGCCCGACGAGGTTCCCCTCGACCCGGCGATAGCGGCAGCCACGCCCGTCATTGAGACGGGTCTGCGAGCAATGCTCACACCCGCTCAGTGCAACAGGCTCGACGCTGTCGCGGGCGGGGCTGTTCCGCAGGACATCGAGGCGCTCAACGCAGTCACGACGGCCGGCCTTGATCGTGACCTGGAAGCGCACCGCTGGCTCGCCTCGGGCCCGGCGGGCGATAGGGCCTCGCGTCGCAACCACGGCCGGGTGCTGGAGGCGGTGGAGATCACGAGCGCGGCGGACCTTCTGCGTCGGGGACGGCCCACCGCCTTCTGGAGCGGCGCCGCCCGGGCCGTCCTCGATGTCGTCCTCTCACGAGACGGGCTCACTGCCGACAACGATTCCTCCGAGGGGGACCTCCCGCGCCTCGTGGTTCGCGAGTCTCAAGCAGACTCGGCCAGTGGATCGACTCGTACCGTACTCATCGGCCTGGACGGGGCGGAGGCCACCCGGAGTGCACGTTTCGCGGGCATCGTGGAAGAACTTCTGAGCGCCCCGGAGCGTCGTCCTCGATTCATCCTCGAGGTAGCCACCGCCACATGGGCGCAGGGCCATGCGGAGCGACCACTGAGCGGGCCGCGGCGCCTTCTGGGAAGGTTGCTGTCACTAGGCGCTTGGAACCGCGATAACAGTATCTTCCTCGCGGTTCCAACGGCCTTGGCTCGCTCACGAGCCGACATGCACGCCTTTGCCCGCGCATGGTCCGTATGGGTGGGACCGTGCCGCCTCCGTCTGGTCCGTGACGCTGACGACGCAGCAGCACTCCTGTCCTGTCTCGGCAGCGGTGGTCCCACCGGGCGAGTCAGCCTGCGCCGTACCAGACGCTGGCTGGAGGACTGA
- a CDS encoding proline--tRNA ligase, protein MLHRLSTSFIRTLREDPADAEVASHRLLVRACYVRRAAPGVYTWLPLGLRTLRKIEDIVRQEMDAMGGQEVHFPALLPAEPYQATGRWDDYGPTLFKLRDRKDGDYLLAPTHEEMFTLAVKDLYSSYKDLPAIVYQIQTKYRDEARPRAGIIRGREFVMKDSYSFDIDDAGLAAAYQAHRDTYERIFTRLGLDYVIVNAMAGAMGGSHSEEFLYPCEIGEDTFVRSSSGYAANAEAVITVVPETVDASGVGPARVVDTPDTPTIDSLVELCNEAYPRSDGRAWTAADTLKNVVVTLTHPGGERELLVVGVPGDRDVDMKRLEAAVAPAEVEMACDTDFETHPELVRGYIGPTAIGPNSPLRRVERLDDGTEVLTGSVRYLVDPRIVEGTSWVTGANTDKKHVLDLVMGRDFIADGTIEAAEVREGDPAPDGSGPLHLARGIEIGHIFELGRKYSQALGLSVLDENGKARVVTMGSYGIGVSRVMAALAEANHDDKGLTWPVQIAPYHVQVLATGKDQAVFDVAGQIASSLDADGVEVLYDDRRKVSAGVKFADAELLGLPYTVVVGRDLAREGTVEIRDRRTGEHRSVPADAAATELSATVRAALETARR, encoded by the coding sequence GTGCTGCACAGACTCTCCACCTCCTTCATCCGAACCCTGCGCGAGGACCCGGCTGACGCCGAGGTCGCCAGCCACCGGCTGCTCGTTCGTGCCTGCTACGTCCGCCGGGCCGCCCCCGGGGTGTACACCTGGTTGCCGCTGGGCCTGCGGACGCTGCGCAAGATCGAGGACATCGTGCGCCAGGAGATGGACGCCATGGGCGGCCAGGAGGTCCACTTCCCGGCTCTCCTACCGGCCGAGCCCTATCAGGCCACCGGGCGCTGGGACGACTACGGCCCCACCCTGTTCAAGCTCCGTGACCGCAAGGACGGGGACTACCTGCTGGCACCCACCCACGAGGAGATGTTCACCCTCGCGGTCAAGGACCTCTACTCCTCCTACAAGGACCTGCCGGCCATCGTCTACCAGATCCAGACCAAGTACCGTGACGAGGCCCGCCCCCGGGCAGGCATTATCCGCGGCCGCGAGTTCGTCATGAAGGACTCCTACTCCTTCGACATCGACGACGCCGGGCTGGCCGCCGCCTACCAGGCCCACCGGGACACCTATGAGCGGATCTTCACCCGTCTGGGTCTGGACTACGTCATCGTCAACGCGATGGCCGGCGCCATGGGCGGGTCGCACTCCGAGGAGTTCCTCTACCCCTGCGAGATCGGTGAGGACACTTTCGTGCGCTCCTCAAGCGGCTACGCGGCCAACGCCGAGGCCGTCATCACCGTGGTCCCCGAGACCGTGGACGCCTCCGGGGTCGGCCCGGCGCGCGTGGTGGACACCCCCGACACCCCCACCATCGACTCCCTGGTCGAGCTGTGCAACGAGGCCTACCCGCGCTCGGACGGGCGGGCCTGGACGGCCGCCGACACGCTCAAGAACGTCGTCGTCACCCTCACCCACCCCGGCGGTGAGCGTGAGCTGCTGGTCGTCGGTGTGCCTGGGGACCGCGACGTCGACATGAAGCGTCTGGAGGCCGCCGTCGCCCCTGCTGAGGTCGAGATGGCATGCGACACCGACTTCGAGACCCACCCCGAGCTCGTGCGCGGCTACATCGGCCCCACAGCCATCGGCCCCAACTCGCCACTGCGGCGCGTTGAGAGGCTCGACGACGGCACCGAGGTCCTCACCGGATCCGTGCGCTACCTGGTCGATCCCCGGATCGTGGAGGGAACCAGCTGGGTCACCGGCGCCAACACCGACAAGAAGCACGTCCTCGACCTGGTCATGGGCCGCGACTTCATCGCCGACGGCACCATCGAGGCCGCCGAGGTCCGTGAGGGCGACCCCGCCCCCGACGGCTCCGGCCCGCTCCACCTGGCCCGCGGCATCGAGATCGGTCACATCTTCGAGCTGGGACGCAAGTACTCCCAGGCCCTGGGACTGAGCGTCCTGGACGAGAACGGCAAGGCCCGCGTGGTCACCATGGGCTCCTACGGCATCGGCGTCAGCCGCGTCATGGCCGCCTTGGCCGAGGCCAACCACGACGACAAGGGACTCACCTGGCCCGTCCAGATCGCCCCCTACCATGTGCAGGTCCTGGCCACCGGCAAGGACCAGGCCGTTTTCGACGTCGCCGGGCAGATCGCCTCGTCCCTGGACGCCGACGGCGTCGAGGTCCTTTACGACGACCGCCGCAAGGTCTCCGCCGGCGTGAAGTTCGCCGACGCCGAGCTCCTCGGCCTGCCCTACACGGTTGTCGTCGGCCGGGACCTGGCCAGAGAGGGGACCGTGGAGATTCGCGACCGCCGCACCGGCGAGCACCGCTCCGTGCCTGCCGATGCCGCCGCGACCGAGCTCAGCGCCACCGTCCGCGCCGCTCTGGAGACTGCCCGTCGCTGA
- the rimP gene encoding ribosome maturation factor RimP: MAAHDPRQDPRKRADALARSLTDLLVPVVNDAGLHLEGVETTRAGKYSVVRVLVDLVDGPGDLDLDSLGPVTAAVSQALDEADPVKGQYTLEVSTPGAERELTTLRHFRRAVGHSVRVRTADDELTGVVTAADGDGDASEHNGGMVRIKVDGVEDRIALGDITEARMVVAGL, translated from the coding sequence ATGGCAGCCCATGATCCGCGTCAGGATCCGCGCAAGCGCGCTGACGCTCTGGCCCGCAGTCTCACTGACCTGCTCGTCCCCGTCGTCAACGATGCCGGGCTTCATCTCGAGGGCGTGGAGACCACCCGTGCGGGCAAGTACTCAGTCGTGCGCGTCCTCGTGGACCTGGTTGACGGTCCCGGAGACCTCGATCTCGACTCCTTGGGGCCCGTGACGGCGGCCGTCTCCCAGGCCCTCGATGAGGCCGACCCCGTCAAGGGGCAGTACACCCTCGAGGTCTCCACCCCCGGAGCCGAGCGGGAGCTGACCACCCTGCGTCACTTCAGGCGTGCCGTTGGTCATAGTGTCCGGGTGCGCACGGCCGATGACGAGCTCACCGGCGTCGTCACCGCGGCTGATGGGGACGGCGATGCCAGTGAGCACAACGGCGGCATGGTCAGGATCAAGGTCGATGGCGTTGAGGACCGTATCGCCCTTGGGGACATCACAGAGGCACGGATGGTGGTGGCCGGGCTCTAG
- a CDS encoding YlxR family protein — translation MVTIPHVPERTCIGCRQRAPRTQLLRLVLTPSGELDVDARAVRPGRGAWIHPDPVCLDLAERRRAAPRALRTGGPLDVARVRGFLERGVVNDGEAPAARPGERTTDSEGG, via the coding sequence GTGGTCACCATCCCCCACGTGCCCGAGCGCACCTGTATCGGCTGTCGACAAAGGGCCCCGCGGACGCAGCTGCTGCGTCTCGTACTGACGCCGAGCGGTGAGCTCGACGTCGATGCCCGGGCCGTCAGACCCGGGCGCGGCGCCTGGATCCACCCGGATCCGGTGTGCCTCGACCTCGCTGAGCGACGACGCGCCGCTCCACGCGCCCTGCGCACCGGCGGACCACTCGATGTGGCCCGGGTGCGCGGGTTCCTGGAGCGGGGAGTGGTCAACGACGGCGAGGCTCCCGCTGCCCGACCGGGTGAGCGGACCACCGATAGCGAAGGCGGGTAG